Genomic window (Tolypothrix sp. NIES-4075):
AGGGCTTTGAAACCCCCATTCCCTTGTAGGGAAGGGAGCCAGTGCGCCCTTACGGGTTCCCCGGCTTCAAGCATCTGGCGTGGGGTAGGGGGGTTAGGTTTTTGAGACTTAAATGTTACCCAAAATACTTTTCAAACATCCTCTTAATCAGGCAAAATTATTTCGATTCAAAAAAAATTGACTAAAAAAAGCTAATTCCATGTTAAAATACAAGCTTGCATTTATTGTGTTATCTGCTGTTGTCGTAATTGCTCCAACTTTCACTTCCAGTCCTGCAAATGCTCAGACAAAAGTCCAGGTTGTTGCTCAAGGCGATCGAGTTAGGGAGCAAGACGGCAGACGCAACTATAGAGAAGATAGAACTCCCCAAGATAGGCGCAATTATAGAGAAGATAGAATTCCCCAAGATAGGCGCAATTCAAACCGCGACGACGAACCTAATCGCAGAATAGTCAGACTTGGCAATGGTGACATCAGACTTTCTAACGGGGATATTTTTCCTGCTAGGAGGTTAGTCAGACTGCGTGATGGTTATTTCAGACTCCCCAATGGAGATATTCTTCTTCCCAATGAGGAAATTGTTCCTTCTAGAAGATTAGTTAGAGTGCCTGATGGTTACTTCAGGCTTCCTAATGGGGTGACACTGCAAATTAACCTTTAAAACACCAAAAATTGAATTGTAAATATGGCGTTGCATAATTGCGGGATGAATTAGGCTGAGATGGGCACAACCCCGTTCTTAAGGTAGTGCAGTAACAATTTAATAGACAGACTCAGCATTTCTTTGGATTTAGAATAACAAAGTGTGCGACGATGTAGCCGTGCTAAATAATGTCTTAATCTTGTATTTTCTCCCTCAATTCGTGTCATGTAAGTTTTCTTGACTAAATGGTCGCAATCATCAATAAAACAAGGATACACGGGATATCCATCAGTTACATACAAAAAACATTTCCAACACTTAATAATCTTCCACAAACGTTTAAATGTCTTGGCACTACGGTCTCCTAAAACCCAAGCTAGAATACCTGGCTTTCCTTTGTTGGCGGCTGTCCACAACCAAATTTTGTTTTTTTTTACCGACAAACGTCTCTAATTCATCAACTTGGGCAATTTCAGGGATTTCTGAATATTCTGGGGCATCAGGTAAAGGAGCCGCCACAAGTTTTACCCAATTCATCACGGTATTATGGTTCACTCCAGTCTGGCGTTCAATGGCACGAAAACCCATTCCATTGACATACATTTTTAAACATTGCTCTTTAATTTCATTGGAATATCCTCGTTTTGAATATGATTCAATAAATTGGCGATCGCATGAACGGCAAATGTAGTTTTGTTTACCACGCCGATGACCGTTCTTGCGGATATGGGTAGATGCACAGTTAGGACAGTTCATCCCTTAATTATGCAACGCCGTAAATATAGGGCTACCAGGCAATGGTTCAGCCCTTAAGAACCAACTTGGTAGCCCTTCAGGACAAACAGGAAATAACGTCAAAATTGATACGCTCAATTTTGTTAACAACGCCCCCTGACAAAAGCATCGTAGAAATAGTATGAAAAACAACAATTGCCAACTAAATCGGCTTCTCAGTCGCAGAGAGGCACTTGCTCTATTTAGGGCAGGGGTGACAGCAATACTTGTGGTTGGATGCATACCTACAAAGTCCAACACTGCACAGGCATCATCTACAGCAAATGATACAACCAAGCCTGGGTGTATCGTCAGTCCAGAGCAGACCGAAGGACCCTATTTTGTAGACGAGAAGCTCAACCGTTCCGATATCCGATCCGATCCCTCGGATGGTTCAGTCAAAGATGGTGTACCACTTCAACTAACGCTGCGGGTGTCTCAGGTTAGCAGTACTAGCTGCACACCGCTTAAAGGTGCGATCGTAGATATTTGGCATTGTGACGCGCTGGGTGTCTATTCGGACGTGAGCGATCGCAGTTTCAGTACCGTCGGGAAAAAGTTTTTGCGCGGGTATCAAGTGACGGACGCTCAGGGAACTGTTGAGTTTACAACGATTTATCCTGGTTGGTATCCAGGCAGAACAGTCCATATCCACTTTAAGGTTCGCACGGATGCGACATCACAGAAGAGTTATGAGTTTACGTCACAGTTGTATTTTGATGACTCGATTACGGATCAAGTACACGCACAGACACCATACGCAAGTAAGGGACAGCGCACGTTGAAGAATGCACAAGACGGAATCTTCCAAGACGGTGGAGAGCAATTGTTGCTCACACCCACCAAAACAAGCCAAGGTTACGCAGCAACGTTCGATATTGGGCTTCAGACAGCTTGAGAGTATAGTTTTACGTAAGAGCGTAGGGTTTTTAAATGCATTGCAGGTCGATGCATTAACATACAGCGTTTTTCAGGTTGCAGGAGGTACACAGGTAGGGGCACAACGCCCGTTGTGCCCTTACAATAATCTGTACCGAACCTTGTTGCAATCTGCTGTAACAAGTCGATGCATTAACATAACAAGTCGATGCATTAACATAACGAGCCGATGCATTAACATAACGAGCCGATGCATTAACATAACAAGTCGATGCATTAACATAACAAGCCGATGCATTTGGGCGCATCCCACATCCCAATTCGTGTACCAACACCTGATAAAGATGTCGTTAAACGAACATAGCTTACCAGCGGGGGCTAAAATCTTCTAGCCAGGGTAGGCAGGCTTTGTTCCTTTAGCACCAAGCTTCTAGCGTGTGGGCGTTTTAAAGCTGGTATAGATTTACATAATAAAAGTTGCAATTGTTAAGTATTCCATTTAACTAATTATCAAAAAATATAACTAAGAAGTTCCCAAAATATCCAAAGTTTCGCCAACTCGGTGATGAAAAGTGCTTTAACTGGATAAAGTCGAGCTAAAAATGTAAAAAGCAAAATTCGTGACTTTAGTCATGGATGAGTTTAGAACTATTGATACATGTGATTATTTGAGTTAGTTTCATATGATAGATATCAAAAGTCTTTACACTAAAGCAAAAGCAACAAGTACAAAAAATGTATGCGTGTATGCAGTAGCTTAAAGTGACTTATACCAAAAGAAAAACAATATACAAATCTGTATGAGGCTCGATTAAAACACTACTGATTAAAGAAATCGTTAATACAAAATTTTCATACTATAGTTAACTTAAGTTTTTACAGCAATGCCTCTCGTAGCCGTTATTTATACACACAAAAGCAAATGAAATTAGATACATCACAGCCTATAGATTCAACAAATTTTTTGCCCGAAGAAAAGAAAAAGAAAAAGGGCAGAATTAGAATTAACTGGATACCTTGGCTACTTGCATTTTCTCTTTTGGGTGGAGTCGGCTACGTAGGTTATCGGCAGGTGGTCGTTGTTCAGAAACAAGAAGCACAGCGAAAAGTTTTGACACTACCTGTATCTCGTCAAAATTTAAGTATTAAAATTTCGGCGAACGGAACTGTTAAGCCCCAAAGGTCGATTAACGTCAGTCCTAAACAATCAGGCATACTGAAAACATTGCAGGTGAAGGAAGGCGATACGGTCAAACAGGGACAGATACTAGCTTACATGGATGATTCTAACCTGCTAGGACAACTCACCCAAGCTAAAGCACAAATAGCACAACAAGAGGCAAATCTCCAAAAAGCGATCGCAGGTAATCGTCCTCAAGATATTGCTTCTGCACAAGCAGCGTTGGACGAGTCTCAGGCAAATTTGCAAAAGGCACAAGCAGGTAATCGACCTCAAGATATAGCTTCTGCACAAGCAGCGTTGGACGAGTCTCAGGCAAATTTGCAAAAAGCACAAACAGGTAATCGACCTCAAGATATAGGTCAAGCACAAGCACGTTTACAAAGCGCTCAAGCTAGCTTAAGTAAAGCCGAAGATAATTTACGCCGCAATCAGCAACTTTACCAGTCTGGAGCCATTTCCCTTCAAACTGTAAACCAAAGCCGTGCAGATCGTGACAGCGCTCAAGGTCAAGTAAATGAAGCACAGCAAGCATTAGGGTTACAAAAAGCCGGATCGCGTCCAGAAGATATCGAACAAGCACGAGCAGTAGTCAGGCAGAAACAGCAGGCTTTAGCACTTTTGAAAGCCGGTTCGCGCCCAGAAGACATTCAACAAGCACAAGCAGTAGTCAGGCAGAAACAGCAGGCTTTAGCACTTTTGAAAGCCGGTTCGCGCCCAGAAGACATTCAACAAGCACGCGCTCAGTTAGCTTCCGCTCGCGGTTCGCTGCAAACGATTCAAACTCAAATCAATGACACCATACTTCGCGCACCTTTTGATGGTGTTGTGACTCAAAAGTATGCCGATCCTGGCGCTTTTGTCACGCCAACCACTTCAGGTAGTGCTGTATCTAGTGCAACATCTTCTTCAATCGTATCCTTGGCTTCTACAAATGAGGTTGTAGCAAATATAGCTGAAGTAAATATTGCTAAAATCCGCCTTGGTCAGAAAGTCATAATTACAGCAGATGCTTACCCAGGAAAAACTTTTGAGGGTAAAGTCAGTCAAATTGGCGCTCAAGCAATAGTAGAGCAAAATGTTACCAGCTTTCAAGTCAAGGTAGCAATTGTCTCGGATTCCGAAAAGCTGTTGCGGTCTGGGATGAATGTAACAACAGATTTCCAAGTGGGTCAATTATCCAATGTCCTTGTAGTGCCAACAGCAGCGGTTGTGCGCCGACAAAAATCTACAGGTGTGTTTGTGGCAGGAGAAGATAATAAACCTGTCTTTACTCGCATTAAGACTGGCGTTACAGTAGATAAATATACTGAAGTTCAATCTGGATTGAAAGGAAACGAAAGGGTATTACTCAGCTTTCCTGAAGGATCGCGACCGCAATCAACACCGCGAGGCGGAATTCTTCCTGGTGTGGGAGGTGGTGGTCGAGGTGGCGGCGGTGGCGGCGGTGGTCGAGGTGGTCCGCCTTAAAAAAATAGTTATAAATATCACAATATGCTTAAGTTTTTACCTAAACAGAAAAGTAGCTCTACTGTCTCACTGCTAGAAATATTGTCAATGGCGGTGGAGACACTTTGGAGTAACAAATTACGCACAGGATTAACGATGCTGGGCGTAATTATTGGGATTTCCTCAGTAATTGCCATTACTTCTGTTGGGCAGGGTGTGCAAAAAGGAACCGAGCAACAGATACAGGCTTTGGGTCCGGATGTTCTTTCGGTCTTTTCTGGTGCAGCTAGAAGCGGAAATATCCGACAAGGAATTGGTTCTAGCAGTACATTAACTTGGGATGATGCGAAAGCGATCGCCGAACAAGCACCATCTGCCCAACTTGTGTCTGCCTACCTTCAACGAAATGCACAAATTGTTTATGGAGGTCAAAACGATTCAACACCAATTTATGGAACAGATTTAAATTACCCACAAGTAAGAGATATCCAAATTCAAAATGGAAGGTTTTTTAATCAAGAAGAACTAGATACTGCTAAAGAAGTTGCTGTTATTGGACCGACAGTTGAGAGTACTTTATTTACCGACGGTGGCGATCCCATAGGCAAGAGAATCCGCATTCAAGGAGAGGCTTATGAAGTGATTGGCGTAACGCAGTCTAAAGGTTCTCAAGGAGGGGTGGATCGAGATGACTTAATTTTTATGCCTCTTAGTAGTATGTCGGCAAGACTTGTTGGTAACAATGCTTTATCTGGCGTTTCTGTGAATGGAATTTTAATTAAAGCTGGAAATCAAGAACAGTTAAACGCTGTTCAGTTTCAAGTTACAAATATTTTACGTTTGCGTCACAATATCTATCCGCCGCAAACTGATGATTTTCGGATTACCAATCAAGCTGATATTATTAGCACCTTTACAAATATTGTTGGTTTATTTACAGTGATGGTGGTAGCGATCGCTGGAATTTCTTTAGTAGTTGGCGGAATTGGAATTGCCAATATTATGCTGGTTTCCGTCGTCGAACGAACGCGGGAAATCGGAGTTCGCAAAGCAGTAGGAGCGACAAATTCAGCTATTCTCAATCAATTTTTAGCGGAAGCGATTGTAATTTCTACTGTGGGAGGAGGTATTGGTATCGGAAGTGGAATTTTGATTGCTTTGGTGGCGGCAACTATTTTCAAGTTTCCTTTTGTAGTTTCTTTCTGGTCAATAATTGTCGGGTTTGGACTTTCCTTAACTGTTGGTTTACTCGCGGGAGTGATTCCAGCACGAAGCGCCTCTAAATTAGATCCAATTACCGCTTTACGAAGTGATTAATATTAATTTTTAGGATAATCCCTCAGTAGGGTGCGTTACGTTCCTAACGCACCCTACAAAAGCTAACAACTATCAACAAAAAATCAATATGACAACTATGATTTGGATGGAATCGATTACGAAAACCTACCACTTGGGAGAAGTCGATGTCCCGATACTTAAGGGAATTCAACTCTCGATTGAAGAAGGGGAATATGTGGCAATTATGGGTGCGTCAGGTTCGGGTAAATCTACGCTGATGAATATTGTCGGTTGTTTGGATCGTCCGACAACTGGAAACTATATTTTTGAAGGCAGAAACCTGACTACTTTTGATGATGATGAATTAGCGTATATTCGCAACCAAAGAATCGGTTTTGTTTTCCAACAATTTAACCTTCTGTCGCGTGCAACTGCTTTAGATAATGTTATGTTACCAATGGTTTACGCGAACCTGCCAAAGCCACAACGCCGTAAAAGGGCATTAGAAGCTTTGAGAAGGGTGGGATTAGGCGATCGCATTTCCAATCGTCCCAGCCAACTTTCTGGGGGACAACAACAACGAGTAGCGATCGCGCGTGCTTTAGTCAATAGACCTGCATTAGTTTTAGCAGATGAACCAACGGGAGCTTTAGATACTGAAACTTCTTATGAGGTGATGAATTTGCTAACAGAACTTAATGAACAAGGTATCACAATTGTGATAGTAACTCATGAACCAGATATTGCGGCTCAAACAAAAAGAATTATCCGAGTTCAGGATGGTTTAATTGTAAATTAGTTTTGTAACCTCAAATAAACGTTATGTAGTAAGCGCAAAGAGCGCTTAAAGTCTTTACCTCAGCACTCTTTGCGCTTACTACTTCAAAAATAATTTTAAGGCACATTATTTCCTAGCGGTAATTCATGAATTACCGCTACTTAGGATATCGGATTGCGCTCATTGCTGTACTTAAGAACCTTTACTGATAAATACAAATCCCCGCGTCTTACCTGATTCTGAATCAGTTGTTGACATTGCCTTCCATAAGTCTGCTGCCCTCACCCATACAGGGGGATATTTGTAACGCGAAACATCCAAAATTAAAAATCTATCCGTCTGCTCATTGTACGCGGCTAAGGGTGAGATATGCCCGCCTTTTTCTTGCCCAATTTCTTTGCGTAAATAGTTAATTAAAATGAAATTTCCCGGTTGTTTTAAATTCTCTGCTGCTAAAGAGCGAAACTTTTCTAAACTAGTGTCAGCAGCATGATAAACATTAGCTTTTACACCATAACTTGCGAGTAATCCACCTATTTGATCTAAAGTCATCCCTTTACGAGAGACAACCTCAGCCGTAATCACTTGTTTAGTTTTTTCATTGCTAAAAAAGTTTTCTTGAGTAAACACTCGATAGGGTTTATATTGCGGTGCTTCTGGTGCGGGTATTCCTAAACTATTCAGCACCATCACAATACTAGCTACCCCACAATATGCTTGATTGTTTTGAGTAATAAACTGCGTGCTGAGGGGAAAAAAATCTTCTCTAGATTTACTGTCAATTAATAACTTTTCTCCTTCACCTGAGTTGAAGGCAATTAAATTAGGTGAAAGAGTTAAAGTTTGAGAAAGAACACTTCCACTCGCGACACAAAACGAAACAATCCCAGCTTGAACTGATGTTTTGATAAATTTGCGAAAATTGGTATTCATAAATTATCTCAGTGAGAAAATTAATGTAGTAAGCACGAAGAGTGCTTATAAGAAAGCACGAAGAGTGCTTACTACGAATTGCTAATATTATCTTTGGGCAAAACTAGACCCTTAGATTTGCGAAACTGGCGCACAACATCTTTGATATCTTGTAATTCACCCTCAACCAGATAATTTAATTGTCGCATTTCATCAGCAGTAATTCTACCAGAAAGTTGAGCGATCGCCTTTTTTACTTCCGGATATTTTTTCAAAGTTGCTTGACGCACAATCGGTGCTGCTTCATAAGGAGGAAAATATTGCTTATCATCTTTTAGCACCACCAAACCCAAGCGGGCAATCTGCCCATCTGTGGAATTACCATTTATCATGTCTACTTGTTTTTGCAGCAAAGCTCGATATATTAACCCCAAATCCATCACGCGGGGAGATTTAGCAAACCGTAAATCATAAGTTTTCGCCAAACCGGGAAAACCATCTTCTCTTTCCACAAATTCATAGCCAAAACCACCACGCCATTGAGGTGTATATTCAGCAGCTTGGGAAAGAGTTTGAATATTGTAACGCTTTGCATCTGCACCGCGAATAATGATTGCAAAAGTGTTTTCAAAACCCAAAGGTTTCATTACTTCTAAATTGAATTTCTGCGCGTAAGCTTGTTTCAACTTTTCGTAAACTACCTTTGGATCGTTTATAACTTTTTGCTTCAATATACTAGTAAAAGCCGTGCCTGTATACTCAACATACGCATCAATTTTCCCAGCAATCAGAGCATTATGTGTCACCAAAGCACTAGTAAAGCGGCGACGTTCTACTTTGAAATTAGTTGTGGTTTCAATTTGCTGTGCTAATAGTTCGCTTAAAATATCTTGTTCAGTGAAGCCTTTAGAAGCAACAACGATATCAACGCCGCTTTGATTATTTGAATTAAGCTGACAACTTGTCAGTGAAACTATTAAAGCAAAAGTTAAAAAGCAGAATACAAAAAATCTTTGAACATTCATATTAATTTTTAACTTTTAATTTACTTTCTAGCAAACCAATAGCAAAATCTGCAATTAAAGCAATTATCGCTGCTGGAATTGCCCCAGCTAAAATTAAATCATTATTTACAACTGAAATTCCGCGAAAAATTAATTCACCCAAACCACCAGCACCAATTGCAGCTGCGATGGTTGCAATACCAATCGCAATCACCGTCGCTACGCGCACACCC
Coding sequences:
- a CDS encoding efflux RND transporter periplasmic adaptor subunit, producing the protein MKLDTSQPIDSTNFLPEEKKKKKGRIRINWIPWLLAFSLLGGVGYVGYRQVVVVQKQEAQRKVLTLPVSRQNLSIKISANGTVKPQRSINVSPKQSGILKTLQVKEGDTVKQGQILAYMDDSNLLGQLTQAKAQIAQQEANLQKAIAGNRPQDIASAQAALDESQANLQKAQAGNRPQDIASAQAALDESQANLQKAQTGNRPQDIGQAQARLQSAQASLSKAEDNLRRNQQLYQSGAISLQTVNQSRADRDSAQGQVNEAQQALGLQKAGSRPEDIEQARAVVRQKQQALALLKAGSRPEDIQQAQAVVRQKQQALALLKAGSRPEDIQQARAQLASARGSLQTIQTQINDTILRAPFDGVVTQKYADPGAFVTPTTSGSAVSSATSSSIVSLASTNEVVANIAEVNIAKIRLGQKVIITADAYPGKTFEGKVSQIGAQAIVEQNVTSFQVKVAIVSDSEKLLRSGMNVTTDFQVGQLSNVLVVPTAAVVRRQKSTGVFVAGEDNKPVFTRIKTGVTVDKYTEVQSGLKGNERVLLSFPEGSRPQSTPRGGILPGVGGGGRGGGGGGGGRGGPP
- a CDS encoding IS1 family transposase (programmed frameshift), producing MNCPNCASTHIRKNGHRRGKQNYICRSCDRQFIESYSKRGYSNEIKEQCLKMYVNGMGFRAIERQTGVNHNTVMNWVKLVAAPLPDAPEYSEIPEIAQVDELETFVGKKKNKIWLWTAANKGKPGILAWVLGDRSAKTFKRLWKIIKCWKCFLYVTDGYPVYPCFIDDCDHLVKKTYMTRIEGENTRLRHYLARLHRRTLCYSKSKEMLSLSIKLLLHYLKNGVVPISA
- a CDS encoding phytochelatin synthase family protein, whose product is MNTNFRKFIKTSVQAGIVSFCVASGSVLSQTLTLSPNLIAFNSGEGEKLLIDSKSREDFFPLSTQFITQNNQAYCGVASIVMVLNSLGIPAPEAPQYKPYRVFTQENFFSNEKTKQVITAEVVSRKGMTLDQIGGLLASYGVKANVYHAADTSLEKFRSLAAENLKQPGNFILINYLRKEIGQEKGGHISPLAAYNEQTDRFLILDVSRYKYPPVWVRAADLWKAMSTTDSESGKTRGFVFISKGS
- a CDS encoding ABC transporter permease; this encodes MLKFLPKQKSSSTVSLLEILSMAVETLWSNKLRTGLTMLGVIIGISSVIAITSVGQGVQKGTEQQIQALGPDVLSVFSGAARSGNIRQGIGSSSTLTWDDAKAIAEQAPSAQLVSAYLQRNAQIVYGGQNDSTPIYGTDLNYPQVRDIQIQNGRFFNQEELDTAKEVAVIGPTVESTLFTDGGDPIGKRIRIQGEAYEVIGVTQSKGSQGGVDRDDLIFMPLSSMSARLVGNNALSGVSVNGILIKAGNQEQLNAVQFQVTNILRLRHNIYPPQTDDFRITNQADIISTFTNIVGLFTVMVVAIAGISLVVGGIGIANIMLVSVVERTREIGVRKAVGATNSAILNQFLAEAIVISTVGGGIGIGSGILIALVAATIFKFPFVVSFWSIIVGFGLSLTVGLLAGVIPARSASKLDPITALRSD
- a CDS encoding glycine betaine ABC transporter substrate-binding protein produces the protein MNVQRFFVFCFLTFALIVSLTSCQLNSNNQSGVDIVVASKGFTEQDILSELLAQQIETTTNFKVERRRFTSALVTHNALIAGKIDAYVEYTGTAFTSILKQKVINDPKVVYEKLKQAYAQKFNLEVMKPLGFENTFAIIIRGADAKRYNIQTLSQAAEYTPQWRGGFGYEFVEREDGFPGLAKTYDLRFAKSPRVMDLGLIYRALLQKQVDMINGNSTDGQIARLGLVVLKDDKQYFPPYEAAPIVRQATLKKYPEVKKAIAQLSGRITADEMRQLNYLVEGELQDIKDVVRQFRKSKGLVLPKDNISNS
- a CDS encoding intradiol ring-cleavage dioxygenase, with product MKNNNCQLNRLLSRREALALFRAGVTAILVVGCIPTKSNTAQASSTANDTTKPGCIVSPEQTEGPYFVDEKLNRSDIRSDPSDGSVKDGVPLQLTLRVSQVSSTSCTPLKGAIVDIWHCDALGVYSDVSDRSFSTVGKKFLRGYQVTDAQGTVEFTTIYPGWYPGRTVHIHFKVRTDATSQKSYEFTSQLYFDDSITDQVHAQTPYASKGQRTLKNAQDGIFQDGGEQLLLTPTKTSQGYAATFDIGLQTA
- a CDS encoding ABC transporter ATP-binding protein; translated protein: MTTMIWMESITKTYHLGEVDVPILKGIQLSIEEGEYVAIMGASGSGKSTLMNIVGCLDRPTTGNYIFEGRNLTTFDDDELAYIRNQRIGFVFQQFNLLSRATALDNVMLPMVYANLPKPQRRKRALEALRRVGLGDRISNRPSQLSGGQQQRVAIARALVNRPALVLADEPTGALDTETSYEVMNLLTELNEQGITIVIVTHEPDIAAQTKRIIRVQDGLIVN